The following DNA comes from Desulfatiglans anilini DSM 4660.
TCAAAGGGATCGATCACCCGGTCCACGTGTATTCGCTTGTAAGGAAATGATCCGTTCATCTGCGGCCCGGTGCGGCAGAGACCTGGTGAGCCGTCCCAAATCCAGCGGGCGGCGTGTGGACACGGGGGGTATTTCCCTCCTGAAGCCCGGCACGCTATGGGGTGATGCTGTGCAGCCGTCGTCCGGAAGACCTGACTGCAGATTTGGATCCGATGGCGTCCTTCTGCGGGCGTCTCGTCATGCAGGTATCTTCGTGCAACGCGTTGCTTTCCTTCTAGATCCTGCAGACCTTGATGACCTTGCAGACCTCCGAGAAGACGTCCACCAGCCTCAGGACACCGACGATCCGGCCGTCCTTCGTCACCAGCAGCGACTGTTTGCGCCCCATCACCAACTGATGGATCCCCTTGTCGAGGGTGTCCTCCTGATCGACGTATTCCCCTTCCTCCGGGGTGTGCATGATGTCGCGGACCTTGATGTGGACGGCCTTCCCGCAGATCTGGTCGAGGGGGTCCTGCCAGAGGCTGTACTGTTTGATGAGGGAGCGGATGAAATCGGGGTTGAGGCCACTCCGGGTGACCCCGCTCAGGTCGCCGATCCTGGAGTAGCCGGTTTCGAGCCCCTTCAAGAGATCCAACTGGCTCACCTTTCCAATCACCCGACCCGTCTTGTCTTCCACCAGTACGGCCCGATGGGTGTACCGGTTCTGGTCGAACCTCCGTTGGGCCTCTTCCAGGGCGAGCACGACGTCATAGAGGGTTGCATCGTCTTTGACCACCGCATACTCAGTGAGCGGCACCATGAGGTCTTTGATCTGTATGTTTCGCATCAGGGGCCTCCTGCCTCCAGTGGGTTGATGGAATCGCTCCGCCTCGATAGGTTTCCAGGGCATTTGGCGGATCGATCTGTCCAGCATGTCCAGAGCAGCCCGTGGGGTGGCCTTCGGATCGACCCCTGCTGCAAACGCGAGGGACCCTCGATCCCGCGGGTGGAACGGGGTCCGCTCTGAAGGTCGCGAACCGAAAGCCTTTCTCACGGCCTCGAACCGCCGGGCGCGCCCTCGGTGGTTTCGCGGCGGGCGCTGAACGGGGTGGCGCAGACCTGTGGCCGGCAAACGGTCCGAGCGTCATCCATGCAAAGCAAACAGCGGGCCAAACGATGGAACGAAAGGATTTAGGCTTTAACCTTTTGAAAGCAATAGTTAATTCGCCGTTCGATCAAGGATGCCTGCGGTGTGGGGGCGATGGACGGTGTAAAAATTCCTGACAGGTTGATCGAGGACTGACAGCGGGGGACAGGTCGAAAGGATGAAGAACGAGCTTAGAGATACGCCCGTTTTGCCGATGACGGCCGAGGAGATGGACCGGTTGGGCTGGGAGGCGCTCGATGTCATCCTGGTCAGCGGAGATGCCTATGTCGATTCACCGCACATCGGGGTCGCCGTGATCGGCAGGGTGCTTCTCGCGGCCGGTTACAGGGTCGGAATCATCGCGCAGCCCGACCCGGAGAGCGCAGGGGACATCTGCAGGCTCGGAGAGCCGGCGCTCTTCTGGGGGGTCACCGGCGGATGCGTGGATTCGATGGTGGCGAACTATACGGCCTCGGGGAAGCGCCGGCGGAGGGACGATATGACGCACGGCGGGGTGAACGACCGCCGCCCGGACCGGGCCGCGATCGTTTACACCAATCTGATCCGGCGCCATTTCAAGGGGACCAGGCCCATCGTGCTCGGCGGGATAGAAGCGAGCCTCAGACGGGTCTCCCACTACGATGCTTGGACCGGGAGGGTGCGGCGGTCGATCCTCTTCGACGCCAAAGCGGACCTGCTCGTTTACGGCATGGGGGAAAAGAGCGTTCTGGAGATCGCCGCATGCCTCGCCGAGGGGCGGCCCGTGACCAATGTCCGCGGCATCTGCACCATCGGCCGCGAGGTTCCGTCCGGGGACCAGGACCCGATGGGTCCCTGCATCGAGCTGCCCTCGCACGAAGAGGTCAGCCGGGACAGGGACGCCTTTGCGCGGATGTTCACGACCTTCTATGAGCATTCGGACCCGTTCACGGCCAGGCGGCTGTGCCAGAG
Coding sequences within:
- a CDS encoding CBS domain-containing protein — its product is MRNIQIKDLMVPLTEYAVVKDDATLYDVVLALEEAQRRFDQNRYTHRAVLVEDKTGRVIGKVSQLDLLKGLETGYSRIGDLSGVTRSGLNPDFIRSLIKQYSLWQDPLDQICGKAVHIKVRDIMHTPEEGEYVDQEDTLDKGIHQLVMGRKQSLLVTKDGRIVGVLRLVDVFSEVCKVIKVCRI